Proteins co-encoded in one Quercus robur chromosome 8, dhQueRobu3.1, whole genome shotgun sequence genomic window:
- the LOC126695531 gene encoding GPI-anchored protein LLG1-like, with amino-acid sequence MASLSHFLLYFFLFSFFLITGLASSNSSFLSDEIFESRDESTGRVLLQAKKACTENFENKNYTILTARCKGPQYPPVVCCNALKDFACPFADAINDLTTDCASTMFSYINLYGKYPPGLFSNLCREGKLGLNCTDVGPDPDDISYGVHTTVTHSTLLIITAGFIVFLLFHWF; translated from the exons atggcatctTTGagtcattttcttctttatttcttcctcttctccttcttccttaTCACAGGCTTGGCCTCTTCTAATTCCTCTTTCCTTTCAG ATGAAATATTTGAGTCACGTGATGAATCCACTGGCCGTGTCCTCCTTCAGGCCAAGAAAG CATGCACTGAAAACTTTGAGAACAAGAACTATACAATCCTCACAGCCCGGTGCAAAGGACCACaatacccacctgtggtttgttGTAACGCTTTGAAAGACTTTGCTTGCCCTTTTGCGGATGCCATCAATGACTTGACAACTGATTGTGCTTCAACCATGTTCAGCTACATCAACCTCTATGGAAAATACCCACCAGGCTTGTTTTCCAACCTGTGCAGGGAAGGAAAGCTTGGTCTAAATTGCACTGATGTAGGACCTGATCCCGATGACATTAGTTATGGAGTTCATACAACTGTGACACACTCTACATTGCTAATCATCACTGCTGGCTTCATAGTCTTCTTATTATTCCATTGGTTCTGA
- the LOC126695532 gene encoding uncharacterized protein LOC126695532 has product MKKPGFFAASVAAASATISASSPSSVCNTTQQGAELNKNHGNSSHQRSSSTDKFAPRFDGLRFIETLVTAHR; this is encoded by the exons atgaagaaaccaGGATTCTTTGCTGCCTCAGTTGCCGCAGCTTCTGCTACCATCTCTGCTTCTTCCCCAAGCTCTGTCTGTAATACTACTCAACAG GGGGCTGAATTGAACAAAAATCATGGAAACTCTTCACATCAAAGGTCATCTTCGACTGATAAATTTGCCCCGAGGTTTGATGGTCTAAGATTCATTGAAACGCTGGTCACTGCTCACAGATAA